One Hydrogenophaga crassostreae genomic region harbors:
- a CDS encoding HAD-IA family hydrolase, translating into MLKALIFDVDGTLADTEAVHLRAFNQAFAQEGLDWHWTLAHYTELLAVSGGKERMLHHWRQVNPDLTELDGGAIQATVDRLHEVKTAFYEEAVNQGAVAFRPGVLALMEDARTAGLSLAIATTTSPANIAALLRSALGADWRAMFAAIGDAGNAPKKKPHPQVYRKVLAELGLPASECLAIEDSSNGLQAARAAGLPTLITPNTFTAGHDFTGAMRVVPDLSSVQLAHLREWHAAFQP; encoded by the coding sequence ATGTTGAAGGCCCTGATTTTTGATGTCGATGGCACGCTGGCTGATACCGAGGCGGTGCACCTGCGGGCGTTCAATCAGGCATTTGCTCAGGAAGGCCTGGACTGGCACTGGACATTGGCGCACTACACCGAGTTGCTCGCCGTCTCTGGCGGCAAGGAACGCATGCTGCACCACTGGCGCCAGGTGAACCCAGATTTGACCGAGCTCGATGGTGGAGCGATACAAGCCACTGTTGATCGTTTGCACGAGGTCAAGACCGCGTTCTACGAAGAAGCTGTCAACCAGGGGGCGGTGGCATTTCGTCCCGGGGTGCTGGCTCTGATGGAGGATGCGCGAACCGCCGGACTGTCGCTGGCCATCGCCACGACCACGTCGCCCGCCAACATCGCCGCACTGTTGCGCAGTGCCCTGGGCGCGGACTGGCGCGCCATGTTTGCGGCCATCGGCGATGCGGGCAACGCGCCGAAAAAAAAGCCGCATCCGCAGGTGTACCGCAAGGTGCTGGCTGAACTGGGTCTGCCGGCCAGCGAATGTCTGGCCATTGAAGACTCTTCCAACGGCTTGCAGGCCGCGCGCGCCGCCGGCCTGCCCACCCTGATCACCCCCAACACGTTCACGGCCGGGCACGACTTCACTGGCGCGATGCGCGTGGTGCCGGACCTCTCTTCGGTGCAGCTGGCGCACCTGCGCGAGTGGCACGCCGCTTTTCAACCGTGA
- a CDS encoding LysR family transcriptional regulator, translating into MKNATIRQLRVFTEVARHLSFARAAEVLHLTPPAVTMQVKELEGHVGMPLFERQGRQVSLTTVGEYMLVYARRIIATLKDAEDAAARLQHLEMGTLTIGMVSTAKYFLPRLLAGFQREHEGIETRLAVGNREQLVKMLHGNEVDIAIMGRPPKELATRAEPFAAHPHVFVAAPDHPLLKVAHPTVDMLRPYGFISRERGSGTRAAMEHFLNQSRMEPRVVMEMGSNETIKQAVMAGMGISFLSLHTIGLELEHKLISVLEVEGTPIVRAWNVVHTLSKLLSPAAESFRYYMLERAEQDLARSYGRFMNLEAPPSAAAPAA; encoded by the coding sequence ATGAAGAACGCCACCATCCGCCAACTCAGGGTTTTTACCGAGGTCGCCAGACACCTCAGTTTTGCGCGCGCCGCCGAGGTGTTGCACCTCACGCCACCGGCGGTGACCATGCAGGTCAAGGAGCTGGAAGGCCATGTTGGCATGCCCCTGTTTGAGCGCCAGGGGCGCCAGGTTTCGCTGACCACCGTGGGCGAATACATGCTGGTGTATGCGCGCCGGATCATTGCCACACTGAAAGACGCCGAAGACGCAGCGGCCCGTTTGCAGCACCTGGAAATGGGCACCCTGACCATTGGCATGGTGAGCACGGCCAAGTATTTTTTGCCGCGATTGCTGGCCGGTTTTCAGCGGGAGCACGAGGGTATCGAAACCCGGCTGGCGGTCGGCAACCGGGAGCAGCTCGTGAAAATGCTGCACGGCAATGAAGTCGATATCGCCATCATGGGTCGCCCGCCCAAAGAACTGGCCACCCGCGCCGAGCCCTTCGCGGCCCACCCCCACGTTTTTGTCGCCGCACCCGACCACCCCCTGCTCAAAGTCGCCCACCCCACGGTGGACATGCTGCGCCCTTACGGGTTCATCTCCCGTGAACGCGGCTCAGGCACGCGCGCAGCCATGGAGCACTTCCTGAACCAATCGCGCATGGAACCGAGGGTGGTGATGGAAATGGGCAGCAACGAGACCATCAAGCAGGCCGTGATGGCGGGTATGGGGATCAGCTTTCTGTCGCTGCACACCATCGGGCTGGAGCTGGAACACAAACTGATTTCGGTGCTGGAAGTGGAAGGCACGCCCATCGTGCGCGCCTGGAACGTGGTGCACACCCTGTCCAAACTGCTGTCACCAGCCGCCGAGTCGTTCCGCTACTACATGCTTGAACGGGCTGAGCAAGACCTGGCGCGCAGCTACGGCCGCTTCATGAACCTGGAAGCCCCGCCCAGCGCTGCCGCACCAGCCGCGTAA
- the trhO gene encoding oxygen-dependent tRNA uridine(34) hydroxylase TrhO, producing MQTAPLYLTAALYKFVDLPDYKAMHDPLLACCEANNVKGTLLLASEGINGTIAGPEVGVRKVLAFLHADPRLSELQPKESWSDKPPFLRMKVRLKREIVTLRVPELDPNKTVGRYVKPADWNALLADPEVVVIDTRNDYEVVIGSFKGAINPDIKTFTELPAWLDAQPSLQGEGAKKTKVAMFCTGGIRCEKSTALMKMRGFDEVYHLEGGILKYLEEVPPEESAWEGECFVFDERVSVGHGLMPGPYELCRSCRWPLGDAEKASPHYVKGVSCPQCHDKRTPEEKAGLAERQRQVELAEVRGDVHVGARLAR from the coding sequence ATGCAAACCGCGCCGCTCTACCTCACCGCTGCCTTGTACAAGTTCGTTGATTTGCCTGACTACAAGGCCATGCACGATCCGTTGCTGGCCTGTTGTGAAGCCAACAATGTCAAAGGCACGCTGCTGCTCGCCAGCGAAGGCATCAACGGCACGATCGCCGGGCCAGAGGTCGGGGTGCGCAAGGTATTGGCCTTTCTGCATGCCGATCCGCGCCTGAGCGAGCTGCAACCCAAAGAGTCGTGGTCCGACAAGCCGCCGTTTCTGCGCATGAAAGTTCGGCTGAAAAGGGAAATTGTCACGCTGCGGGTACCCGAACTGGATCCCAACAAAACGGTGGGGCGGTATGTGAAGCCGGCCGACTGGAATGCGTTGCTCGCCGATCCGGAGGTGGTGGTGATCGACACCCGCAACGATTACGAAGTGGTCATTGGCAGCTTCAAGGGCGCGATCAACCCTGACATCAAAACCTTCACCGAACTCCCTGCCTGGCTCGATGCGCAGCCCAGCTTGCAGGGAGAAGGCGCAAAGAAAACCAAGGTTGCGATGTTTTGCACCGGCGGCATTCGCTGCGAGAAATCGACCGCACTGATGAAGATGCGGGGCTTTGATGAGGTCTACCACCTGGAAGGCGGCATTCTCAAATACCTGGAAGAAGTACCGCCAGAAGAAAGCGCCTGGGAGGGTGAGTGCTTTGTTTTTGACGAGCGCGTGAGCGTCGGCCATGGTTTGATGCCTGGGCCGTATGAGCTGTGTCGCTCATGCCGCTGGCCGCTGGGCGATGCGGAAAAGGCCTCGCCGCACTACGTCAAAGGCGTGAGTTGCCCCCAATGCCACGACAAACGGACACCCGAAGAGAAAGCCGGTCTGGCCGAGCGTCAGCGCCAGGTGGAGTTGGCCGAGGTGCGGGGCGATGTGCACGTGGGTGCGCGCCTGGCGCGATAG
- a CDS encoding patatin-like phospholipase family protein, whose translation MQALRLYAGPQARRHIEHHGLRPCDVGAIPAAAGGPKGLILGPLDRLLFGEWLTRSTQPVHLIGASIGAWRMATACLNHNVAALERLEHDYIAQHFELPPGQKRPSADQVSRQFRQNLDGFFGGRTSEILTHPRYRLHVLASRGRGILARDGRWRTPLGYAGAFAANAANRRALANLIDRVVFSAGQDTGGAALPFDTGDFRSHQARLSEDNFMDALQASCSIPFVLRPVQDIAGAPRGAYWDGGITDYHMHLRYRLPASSPLVLYPHFQRSVVPGWLDKAWKRRHASSPALDSMLVVAPDPAWVRTLPNAKLPDRTDFTRYGQDLASRTRVWNGATSAAQRLADEFAQWLEKPDLSQIEPL comes from the coding sequence ATGCAAGCGCTCCGCCTTTACGCCGGCCCTCAGGCCCGGCGCCACATTGAACACCATGGCCTGCGTCCCTGCGACGTCGGTGCCATCCCCGCTGCCGCTGGTGGTCCCAAGGGCCTGATCCTCGGCCCTCTTGACCGGTTGTTGTTTGGTGAGTGGCTCACCCGGTCGACGCAACCCGTGCATCTCATTGGCGCCTCCATTGGTGCATGGCGCATGGCGACCGCTTGCCTGAACCACAACGTCGCTGCCCTGGAACGGCTGGAGCACGACTACATCGCGCAGCACTTCGAACTCCCGCCAGGCCAGAAGCGCCCCTCGGCCGATCAGGTGAGCCGCCAGTTCCGGCAGAATCTGGACGGCTTTTTTGGCGGTCGCACCAGCGAAATACTGACGCATCCGCGTTACCGGTTGCATGTGCTGGCTTCGCGCGGACGCGGGATTTTGGCCCGCGATGGACGCTGGCGAACGCCGTTGGGGTATGCCGGGGCATTTGCGGCGAATGCCGCGAACCGCAGGGCCCTGGCAAACTTGATCGACCGCGTGGTGTTCTCCGCCGGGCAAGACACTGGCGGTGCGGCCTTGCCGTTTGATACCGGTGACTTTCGCTCCCATCAGGCCAGGCTGAGTGAAGACAACTTCATGGATGCGCTGCAGGCGAGTTGCTCCATTCCTTTTGTCCTGCGCCCGGTGCAAGACATTGCAGGCGCACCGCGCGGCGCATATTGGGATGGCGGCATCACCGACTACCACATGCATTTGCGCTACCGCTTGCCCGCGTCTTCTCCGCTGGTGCTTTACCCGCATTTCCAGCGGTCGGTGGTGCCCGGCTGGCTCGACAAGGCCTGGAAGCGTCGCCACGCGTCAAGCCCGGCGCTGGACAGCATGCTGGTGGTGGCGCCCGATCCTGCATGGGTCAGAACGCTGCCCAATGCGAAGTTGCCCGATCGAACCGATTTCACGCGCTATGGCCAGGATCTCGCCTCACGCACCCGGGTCTGGAACGGCGCCACTTCGGCCGCGCAGCGACTGGCTGACGAGTTTGCTCAATGGCTGGAAAAGCCTGATCTATCTCAAATCGAGCCCTTGTAG
- a CDS encoding HDOD domain-containing protein, translating to MNFEKLLKQPNALPAAPKVVRKLMDTFNQEDVDLMYVASVIEDDPVLTAKLLKTANSAFFGLHRSVSNAKEAINMMGLIKVRALVIAASMGEGFHCVAGVNLNQFWRYSLNSANLSRYIALPIKIDESTAFTSGLVHGIGELVMHAAMPEAMLDLDRSIPMLDLKRSRAEQGLFGYSYAEVGAALAKEWRFPKKMIDAIHHQNAPFENDVYEPIAGVVHVASWRARAQEMSLGSEGLINTYPDSIGLALGIDPDIIVGEEIPSLTRESEAAEAA from the coding sequence ATGAACTTCGAAAAACTCCTCAAGCAGCCCAACGCTTTGCCAGCCGCTCCCAAGGTGGTTCGAAAGTTGATGGACACGTTCAACCAGGAAGATGTCGACCTGATGTACGTGGCATCCGTGATCGAAGACGATCCAGTGCTGACGGCCAAGCTCCTGAAGACAGCGAACTCGGCCTTCTTCGGCCTGCACCGTTCGGTGTCCAACGCCAAAGAGGCCATCAACATGATGGGGCTGATCAAGGTGCGCGCGCTGGTGATTGCGGCATCGATGGGCGAAGGGTTCCATTGCGTGGCCGGGGTCAACCTCAACCAGTTCTGGCGCTACAGCCTGAATTCGGCCAACCTGTCGCGCTACATTGCCTTGCCGATCAAGATCGACGAAAGCACGGCCTTTACCTCTGGCCTGGTGCATGGCATTGGCGAATTGGTGATGCATGCCGCCATGCCCGAAGCCATGTTGGATCTGGATCGAAGCATTCCCATGCTGGACCTCAAGCGCTCGCGCGCCGAGCAAGGGTTGTTTGGCTACAGCTACGCCGAAGTAGGGGCTGCGTTGGCCAAAGAATGGCGATTCCCGAAAAAGATGATCGACGCGATCCACCACCAGAATGCACCGTTTGAAAACGACGTCTATGAGCCGATTGCAGGCGTGGTGCATGTGGCCTCATGGCGTGCCCGCGCGCAGGAGATGTCGTTGGGCAGCGAGGGCCTGATCAATACCTACCCTGATTCCATCGGCCTGGCGTTGGGCATCGATCCCGACATCATCGTGGGCGAAGAAATCCCCTCGTTGACACGCGAAAGCGAAGCAGCCGAGGCTGCCTGA
- a CDS encoding HDOD domain-containing protein, producing MQLEALLNYPRALPAMPRAVSDLLSEMNREEPSPRRVGELIGHDPALTTRVLRLSNSAFFRVSRKIGNADEAVALLGLTHVRSLVMAAALGASFKNVPGIDLKQFWRYSLRSAEIARSLAGLLNQNQGNAFTAGLIHAIGILIMHIAMPDEMAPLDMATPPLDLNRAEAEMNAFGYTYAEVGAGMAEKWQFPPEMVSALTNQNAPFEGEAYDPLAGLLHLASWRARGEELQMDSQGLAATFPDLVGLTLGLDLESVLGKDPAEWSFNQALAVFS from the coding sequence ATGCAACTCGAAGCCCTGCTCAATTACCCCCGCGCACTGCCGGCAATGCCGCGTGCTGTCTCCGACCTGCTCAGCGAGATGAACCGCGAAGAGCCCAGCCCACGAAGGGTGGGGGAGCTCATTGGGCACGACCCTGCCCTGACCACCCGGGTGCTGCGGCTGTCCAACTCGGCATTCTTTCGGGTCAGCCGGAAAATCGGCAACGCCGATGAAGCGGTCGCCCTGCTGGGGCTGACCCATGTTCGCTCGTTGGTGATGGCGGCCGCTTTGGGCGCCAGTTTCAAAAACGTGCCGGGCATTGACCTCAAGCAGTTCTGGCGCTACAGCCTTCGCTCGGCGGAAATTGCCCGGTCACTGGCCGGCCTGCTGAACCAAAACCAGGGCAACGCCTTCACGGCGGGACTGATTCACGCGATTGGCATCTTGATCATGCACATCGCCATGCCCGATGAAATGGCCCCCCTGGACATGGCCACGCCGCCCCTGGATCTGAACCGGGCCGAGGCGGAAATGAATGCCTTTGGCTATACCTATGCCGAAGTGGGTGCGGGCATGGCCGAAAAATGGCAGTTTCCCCCGGAAATGGTCTCTGCGCTGACCAACCAGAACGCGCCTTTCGAAGGCGAGGCCTACGACCCGCTCGCGGGCTTGCTGCACCTTGCGTCGTGGCGGGCCCGTGGCGAGGAGCTCCAGATGGACTCGCAGGGGCTTGCTGCCACATTTCCCGACCTGGTGGGTCTTACGCTGGGGCTTGACCTGGAAAGCGTGCTTGGCAAAGACCCTGCCGAGTGGTCTTTCAACCAGGCGCTGGCCGTGTTTTCCTGA
- a CDS encoding VOC family protein — protein MSNIRKIHHVAYRCRDAKETVNWYTQHLGMDFVLAIAEDQVPSTLAPDPYMHLFMDAGGGNILAFFELPNAPEMGRDANTPEWVQHIALEVDSVAVLESTKAKLEAAGIEVIGITDHTIFKSIYFFDPNGHRLELAANTGTPEMMKQLDDVKWDMLEEWTKTKRAPKHAAWMHEKAFTGA, from the coding sequence ATGAGCAACATCCGAAAAATTCACCATGTCGCCTACCGCTGCCGGGACGCGAAAGAGACCGTCAACTGGTATACCCAGCACTTGGGCATGGACTTTGTTCTGGCGATCGCAGAAGACCAGGTGCCGTCAACCCTGGCGCCCGATCCCTACATGCATCTGTTCATGGACGCGGGTGGTGGCAATATCCTGGCGTTTTTTGAACTGCCCAATGCGCCGGAAATGGGGCGCGACGCGAACACCCCCGAATGGGTACAACACATCGCGCTGGAGGTGGACAGCGTGGCCGTTCTCGAGTCGACCAAAGCGAAGCTGGAAGCCGCAGGCATTGAGGTGATCGGTATCACCGACCACACCATTTTCAAGAGCATCTATTTCTTCGACCCCAACGGCCACCGGTTGGAACTGGCTGCCAATACCGGTACACCCGAAATGATGAAGCAGCTCGACGATGTGAAGTGGGACATGCTGGAAGAATGGACAAAAACCAAGCGCGCCCCCAAGCACGCCGCCTGGATGCATGAAAAGGCGTTCACGGGCGCCTGA
- a CDS encoding DUF2783 domain-containing protein, translating to MPLLLHPNLAEPGQRYFRDFTPGDDFYEALIDSHRDLSDEQSQLLNAKLILLLANQVGDIAALKQALALAREGV from the coding sequence ATGCCATTGTTATTGCACCCCAATCTGGCCGAACCCGGTCAACGCTATTTCCGGGATTTCACGCCGGGAGACGATTTTTATGAGGCGTTGATCGACAGCCACCGCGATCTCAGCGATGAGCAGAGCCAGCTGCTCAATGCCAAGCTGATCCTGTTGCTGGCCAACCAGGTGGGCGACATCGCTGCCCTGAAACAGGCCTTGGCGCTCGCGCGCGAAGGCGTTTGA
- a CDS encoding FAD-dependent oxidoreductase, which produces MATYEYPEFPYKPPADLMQGSPRRRPLVVIGAGPVGLAAAIDARLQGLDVILFDEDNSVSFGSRAVCYAKRSLEILDRLGMGDGLVNKGVSWSVGRTFLREEEVYRFNLVPDAGHKRPGMINLQQYHLEEALVHRAEAVGVDLRWKHKVVGVTPLSDGASVRLETPDGAFDIEADWLIVADGARSNVRRELGLDIDGHVFKDRFLIADVVMKADFPAERWFWFDPPFHPNQSVLLHKQSDNVWRIDFQLGWDADPEEEKKPENILPRVKAMLGDEREFELEWASVYTFQCRRMKNFRHGHLLFAGDAAHQVSPFGARGANSGFQDTDDLMWKLALVIKGLAPESLLDTYDADRTYAADENLRNSTRSTDFITPKSAVSKLFRNAALELARSQPFARKLVNSGRLSVPAFLVNSVLNTPDSDAFAGDMVPGAPLDDAPVRVAGQDAWLLDQLGGRFVLLAFADRADAGDAVLADLQRQVADLAAMPVPVQVIWVTTHGGQGGDGMTALHDRDGLMAQRMDARPGSVYLIRPDQHVAARWRAFKLEALQAAMRRATGQDLPVSRPDPNPDATPATAA; this is translated from the coding sequence ATGGCCACCTACGAGTACCCAGAATTTCCCTATAAGCCTCCCGCCGATTTGATGCAGGGTTCGCCACGGCGCCGGCCATTGGTGGTGATCGGCGCCGGGCCTGTGGGCTTGGCGGCGGCGATCGACGCGCGGCTGCAGGGTCTGGACGTCATTCTGTTTGATGAAGACAACAGCGTTTCATTCGGTTCGCGCGCTGTTTGTTACGCCAAGCGCTCGCTGGAAATTCTGGACCGCCTGGGCATGGGCGATGGTTTGGTGAACAAGGGCGTGAGCTGGAGCGTGGGCCGTACCTTCTTGCGAGAAGAAGAGGTGTACCGCTTCAACCTGGTGCCTGATGCGGGCCACAAGCGCCCGGGCATGATCAATCTGCAGCAATACCACCTGGAAGAAGCGCTGGTGCACCGGGCCGAGGCGGTGGGCGTGGACCTGCGCTGGAAGCACAAGGTGGTTGGCGTCACACCGCTCAGCGATGGGGCAAGCGTGCGCCTGGAGACCCCCGATGGTGCCTTTGACATAGAGGCCGACTGGTTGATCGTGGCCGACGGCGCGCGCAGCAATGTGCGCCGTGAGCTGGGCCTGGATATCGATGGCCATGTGTTCAAGGACCGTTTCCTGATCGCCGACGTGGTGATGAAGGCCGATTTCCCGGCCGAGCGCTGGTTCTGGTTTGATCCGCCGTTTCATCCCAATCAAAGCGTGTTGCTGCACAAGCAAAGCGACAACGTCTGGCGCATCGATTTCCAGCTCGGCTGGGACGCCGATCCCGAGGAGGAAAAGAAGCCCGAAAACATCTTGCCGCGCGTCAAGGCCATGCTGGGCGACGAGCGCGAGTTCGAGCTGGAATGGGCCAGTGTGTACACCTTCCAGTGCCGGCGCATGAAGAATTTCCGTCATGGCCACCTGCTGTTCGCGGGCGACGCGGCGCACCAGGTGTCGCCGTTTGGCGCTCGCGGCGCCAACTCGGGTTTCCAGGATACCGACGATTTGATGTGGAAGCTGGCGCTGGTGATCAAGGGGCTGGCGCCCGAATCGCTGCTCGATACCTACGACGCCGACCGCACCTACGCGGCCGATGAAAACCTCCGGAATTCCACCCGTTCCACCGACTTCATCACGCCCAAGAGCGCCGTGAGCAAGCTGTTTCGCAACGCCGCGCTGGAGCTGGCGCGCAGCCAGCCGTTTGCACGCAAGCTGGTGAACTCGGGCCGCCTGAGCGTGCCTGCCTTTCTGGTGAATTCGGTTTTGAACACCCCGGACAGCGATGCCTTCGCGGGCGACATGGTGCCTGGCGCGCCGCTGGACGACGCCCCGGTGCGGGTGGCCGGGCAAGATGCCTGGCTGCTGGACCAGTTGGGTGGCCGCTTTGTCCTGCTGGCCTTCGCAGACCGCGCCGATGCGGGGGACGCCGTGCTGGCCGACCTGCAGAGGCAGGTTGCCGACCTGGCCGCGATGCCTGTTCCTGTGCAGGTGATCTGGGTCACCACCCATGGCGGGCAAGGGGGCGATGGCATGACGGCTCTGCACGACAGGGATGGCTTGATGGCCCAACGCATGGATGCGCGGCCGGGCAGTGTGTACCTGATTCGCCCTGACCAACATGTGGCCGCGCGCTGGCGCGCTTTCAAACTGGAAGCGTTGCAGGCGGCGATGCGCCGCGCGACCGGGCAAGACCTGCCTGTGTCAAGGCCAGACCCAAACCCTGACGCCACCCCAGCCACGGCGGCTTGA
- a CDS encoding MOSC domain-containing protein, whose product MTLPPFADVRAQIDQLWIYPVKSCAGIALSEVELTPTGLRWDRHWMVVDSEGGFVTQRELPRMALIQPVFIEGGFELHAPGMAPLTLLFEAAGPALVVTVWGETVSALDMGDAAAQWFSDCLGGDAPNELTRLRLVRFDPGARRVCSPKWTRGHEAWTQFADGFGLLVSSTASLVELNARLAQGGYPPVAMSRFRPNIVLAGIEAHDEDRIGPWRVATDEGDAVLDNVKPCARCPIPNIDPLTARASSEVSDTLQTYRQDRRLGGAVTFGMNAIALEGLGQVLRVGQPVVADWRFD is encoded by the coding sequence ATGACCTTGCCGCCTTTTGCCGATGTCCGCGCCCAGATCGATCAGCTCTGGATCTACCCTGTCAAGTCCTGTGCAGGCATCGCCTTGTCCGAGGTGGAGTTGACCCCCACCGGCTTGCGTTGGGATCGCCACTGGATGGTGGTCGACAGCGAGGGCGGGTTCGTGACACAGCGTGAACTGCCCCGCATGGCGCTGATTCAGCCGGTTTTCATCGAGGGCGGGTTTGAGTTGCATGCGCCAGGCATGGCGCCTTTGACTTTGCTTTTTGAGGCCGCAGGCCCGGCTTTGGTGGTCACGGTCTGGGGCGAAACGGTCAGCGCCCTGGACATGGGGGACGCAGCCGCGCAATGGTTCAGCGATTGCCTGGGCGGAGACGCTCCCAACGAATTGACACGCCTGCGCCTGGTGCGGTTTGATCCTGGCGCGCGCCGGGTCTGCAGTCCGAAATGGACCAGGGGACATGAAGCCTGGACGCAGTTCGCCGATGGTTTTGGTCTGTTGGTCAGCAGCACTGCTTCGCTGGTGGAACTCAATGCACGACTGGCGCAGGGAGGCTACCCCCCCGTTGCCATGAGCCGCTTCCGGCCGAACATCGTGCTGGCGGGCATCGAGGCCCACGATGAAGACCGCATTGGGCCCTGGCGCGTTGCCACCGATGAGGGAGATGCGGTGTTGGACAACGTCAAACCCTGCGCGCGCTGCCCCATCCCCAACATCGATCCGCTCACGGCCCGGGCATCCAGCGAAGTCAGCGACACGCTGCAGACCTACCGCCAGGACCGGCGTCTGGGCGGTGCGGTCACGTTTGGCATGAACGCCATTGCACTGGAGGGTCTCGGGCAGGTGTTGAGGGTCGGTCAGCCGGTGGTGGCCGACTGGCGATTTGACTGA
- a CDS encoding FAD-dependent monooxygenase, whose translation MPSTPASSPSTRRFDVAVRGAGIVGQTLALLLAQARLRVALVAPAKPAASADVRAYALNAASRELLRKVRAWPEPEEPDTPATPPVVTPVSGMEVYGDDGGAVHFNALRTGQEALTWIVDVPALERRLTQAVQFQGGIERLTEAPNAALTVICEGRRSSTREELGLEFDVRPYPHKAVAARLRCSQPHGGVARQWFKGGEIMALLPLDGAEGHTVALVWSVEAAQADQRLKESPEALARLIQDHCGAALGDMQMLSPAHAWPLELSRAQRWITRTEKGAVALAGDAAHAMHPLAGQGLNVGLGDVAELARVLNQREFWREPGDLKLLRRYERARQADVNAMGWATDGLFGLFAQTDSRVQLLRNWGMNGVDRLDPLKNWLARQAMGTIT comes from the coding sequence ATGCCTTCTACCCCTGCCTCCAGCCCTTCGACCCGGCGTTTTGATGTCGCCGTGCGCGGTGCCGGCATCGTTGGTCAGACCCTGGCCCTGCTGCTGGCGCAGGCCCGTTTGCGCGTGGCCCTGGTCGCCCCCGCCAAGCCAGCCGCTTCTGCCGATGTGCGGGCCTATGCGCTCAACGCCGCGTCCCGGGAGTTGCTTCGCAAAGTGCGTGCCTGGCCTGAGCCCGAAGAGCCCGATACCCCAGCGACACCGCCTGTGGTCACCCCTGTCAGCGGCATGGAGGTCTATGGAGACGACGGTGGCGCGGTGCACTTCAATGCCCTGCGCACCGGCCAGGAAGCCCTGACCTGGATCGTCGATGTGCCTGCACTGGAGCGGCGCCTGACCCAGGCCGTGCAGTTTCAAGGCGGCATCGAACGTCTGACCGAGGCCCCGAACGCGGCCTTGACGGTGATTTGCGAAGGTCGGCGCAGCAGCACCCGAGAAGAACTGGGGCTGGAGTTCGACGTGCGGCCCTACCCCCACAAAGCGGTGGCTGCCCGCCTGCGTTGCAGCCAACCCCATGGAGGCGTAGCGCGCCAATGGTTCAAAGGTGGCGAGATCATGGCGCTGCTTCCGCTCGACGGCGCCGAAGGTCACACCGTCGCATTGGTCTGGTCGGTCGAAGCTGCCCAGGCCGACCAGCGGCTAAAAGAAAGCCCGGAAGCCCTTGCGCGCCTGATCCAGGATCACTGCGGCGCCGCGCTGGGCGACATGCAGATGCTCAGCCCAGCCCACGCCTGGCCACTGGAACTCTCCCGTGCGCAACGCTGGATCACCCGCACGGAAAAAGGTGCTGTGGCCCTGGCTGGTGATGCCGCTCACGCCATGCACCCGCTGGCCGGTCAAGGGCTGAACGTGGGCTTGGGCGATGTCGCCGAACTGGCCAGGGTCCTGAACCAACGCGAATTCTGGCGCGAGCCCGGCGACCTCAAGTTGTTGCGCCGCTATGAGCGCGCCCGCCAGGCCGACGTCAACGCCATGGGCTGGGCCACCGATGGCCTATTCGGTCTGTTCGCTCAAACCGACAGCCGCGTGCAGTTGCTGCGCAACTGGGGCATGAACGGCGTGGACCGCCTCGATCCGCTGAAAAACTGGCTCGCCCGGCAGGCCATGGGAACCATCACCTGA
- a CDS encoding DsbC family protein — translation MNLIKTTLLAMLTAVSFAAVAQEAVIRKNLTERLPNLPSIDEISKAPMPGLYEVRINQSEIYYTDAKGDFLIQGALIDTKAKVDLTEQRVTKLSAISFSDLPLKDSFTIVRGKGERKLVVFEDPNCGYCKRFERDLAKIDNVTVHVLLYPILGADSAEKSRNIWCAKESGKVFEDWMVNDVTPAAANCDAAPVGRNVAFGKKARITGTPTLFFVDGTRVPGAIPADRIEKLLSQAKP, via the coding sequence ATGAATCTCATCAAAACCACCCTCCTCGCCATGCTCACCGCGGTGTCATTTGCCGCCGTGGCGCAAGAAGCCGTCATTCGGAAAAACCTGACCGAGCGCCTGCCCAACCTGCCCTCGATCGACGAAATCAGCAAGGCCCCCATGCCCGGCCTTTATGAGGTTCGCATCAACCAGAGCGAAATCTATTACACCGATGCCAAAGGTGACTTCCTGATTCAAGGCGCCCTGATCGATACCAAAGCCAAGGTCGACCTGACCGAACAGCGGGTCACCAAGCTGTCGGCCATTTCTTTCAGCGACCTGCCTCTGAAGGACAGCTTCACCATTGTCCGCGGCAAGGGCGAGCGCAAGCTGGTGGTCTTCGAAGACCCCAATTGCGGCTACTGCAAGCGTTTCGAGCGCGACCTGGCCAAGATCGACAACGTGACCGTTCATGTGTTGCTCTACCCCATTCTGGGCGCCGATTCTGCTGAAAAGTCACGCAACATCTGGTGTGCAAAAGAGTCCGGCAAGGTTTTCGAAGACTGGATGGTCAACGATGTCACACCTGCAGCGGCCAACTGCGATGCGGCACCGGTCGGCCGCAATGTGGCTTTCGGCAAAAAGGCCCGTATCACCGGGACGCCGACCCTGTTCTTTGTCGATGGAACCCGGGTGCCCGGTGCCATCCCGGCCGACCGCATTGAAAAGCTCTTGAGCCAGGCCAAGCCCTGA